DNA from Gracilinanus agilis isolate LMUSP501 chromosome 3, AgileGrace, whole genome shotgun sequence:
CTGGCTATTCCCCACCCTCCCCCCTCCTCACCCTCTGGGCTGCCCCAATCCGCTCCGACTCCTCGGGCTCCCGCTAGGCTTTNNNNNNNNNNNNNNNNNNNNNNNNNNNNNNNNNNNNNNNNNNNNNNNNNNNNNNNNNNNNNNNNNNNNNNNNNNNNNNNNNNNNNNNNNNNNNNNNNNNNNNNNNNNNNNNNNNNNNNNNNNNNNNNNNNNNNNNNNNNNNNNNNNNNNNNNNNNNNNNNNNNNNNNNNNNNNNNNNNNNNNNNNNNNNNNNNNNNNNNNNNNNNNNNNNNNNNNNNNNNNNNNNNNNNNNNNNNNNNNNNNNNNNNNNNNNNNNNNNNNNNNNNNNNNNNNNNNNNNNNNNNNNNNNNNNNNNNNNNNNNNNNNNNNNNNNNNNNNNNNNNNNNNNNNNNNNNNNNNNNNNNNNNNNNNNNNNNNNNNNNNNNNNNNNNNNNNNNNNNNNNNNNNNNNNNNNNNNNNNNNNNNNNNNNNNNNNNNNNNNNNNNNNNNNNNNNNNNNNNNNNNNNNNNNNNNNNNNNNNNNNNNNNNNNNNNNNNNNNNNNNNNNNNNNNNNNNNNNNNNNNNNNNNNNNNNNNNNNNNNNNNNNNNNNNNNNNNNNNNNNNNNNNNNNNNNNNNNNNNNNNNNNNNNNNNNNNNNNNNNNNNNNNNNNNNNNNNNNNNNNNNNNNNNNNNNNNNNNNNNNNNNNNNNNNNNNNNNNNNNNNNNNNNNNNNNNNNNNNNNNNNNNNNNNNNNNNNNNNNNNNNNNNNNNNNNNNNNNNNNNNNNNNNNNNNNNNNNNNNNNNNNNNNNNNNNNNNNNNNNNNNNNNNNNNNNNNNNNNNNNNNNNNNNNNNNNNNNNNNNNNNNNNNNNNNNNNNNNNNNNNNNNNNNNNNNNNNNNNNNNNNNNNNNNNNNNNNNNNNNNNNNNNNNNNNNNNNNNNNNNNNNNNNNNNNNNNNNNNNNNNNNNNNNNNNNNNNNNNNNNNNNNNNNNNNNNNNNNNNNNNNNNNNNNNNNNNNNNNNNNNNNNNNNNNNNNNNNNNNNNNNNNNNNNNNNNNNNNNNNNNNNNNNNNNNNNNNNNNNNNNNNNNNNNNNNNNNNNNNNNNNNNNNNNNNNNNNNNNNNNNNNNNNNNNNNNNNNNNNNNNNNNNNNNNNNNNNNNNNNNNNNNNNNNNNNNNNNNNNNNNNNNNNNNNNNNNNNNNNNNNNNNNNNNNNNNNNNNNNNNNNNNNNNNNNNNNNNNNNNNNNNNNNNNNNNNNNNNNNNNNNNNNNNNNNNNNNNNNNNNNNNNNNNNNNNNNNNNNNNNNNNNNNNNNNNNNNNNNNNNNNNNNNNNNNNNNNNNNNNNNNNNNNNNNNNNNNNNNNNNNNNNNNNNNNNNNNNNNNNNNNNNNNNNNNNNNNNNNNNNNNNNNNNNNNNNNNNNNNNNNNNNNNNNNNNNNNNNNNNNNNNNNNNNNNNNNNNNNNNNNNNNNNNNNNNNNNNNNNNNNNNNNNNNNNNNNNNNNNNNNNNNNNNNNNNNNNNNNNNNNNNNNNNNNNNNNNNNNNNNNNNNNNNNNNNNNNNNNNNNNNNNNNNNNNNNNNNNNNNNNNNNNNNNNNNNNNNNNNNNNNNNNNNNNNNNNNNNNNNNNNNNNNNNNNNNNNNNNNNNNNNNNNNNNNNNNNNNNNNNNNNNNNNNNNNNNNNNNNNNNNNNNNNNNNNNNNNNNNNNNNNNNNNNNNNNNNNNNNNNNNNNNNNNNNNNNNNNNNNNNNNNNNNNNNNNNNNNNNNNNNNNNNNNNNNNNNNNNNNNNNNNNNNNNNNNNNNNNNNNNNNNNNNNNNNNNNNNNNNNNNNNNNNNNNNNNNNNNNNNNNNNNNNNNNNNNNNNNNNNNNNNNNNNNNNNNNNNNNNNNNNNNNNNNNNNNNNNNNNNNNNNNNNNNNNNNNNNNNNNNNNNNNNNNNNNNNNNNNNNNNNNNNNNNNNNNNNNNNNNNNNNNNNNNNNNNNNNNNNNNNNNNNNNNNNNNNNNNNNNNNNNNNNNNNNNNNNNNNNNNNNNNNNNNNNNNNNNNNNNNNNNNNNNNNNNNNNNNNNNNNNNNNNNNNNNNNNNNNNNNNNNNNNNNNNNNNNNNNNNNNNNNNNNNNNNNNNNNNNNNNNNNNNNNNNNNNNNNNNNNNNNNNNNNNNNNNNNNNNNNNNNNNNNNNNNNNNNNNNNNNNNNNNNNNNNNNNNNNNNNNNNNNNNNNNNNNNNNNNNNNNNNNNNNNNNNNNNNNNNNNNNNNNNNNNNNNNNNNNNNNNNNNNNNNNNNNNNNNNNNNNNNNNNNNNNNNNNNNNNNNNNNNNNNNNNNNNNNNNNNNNNNNNNNNNNNNNNNNNNNNNNNNNNNNNNNNNNNNNNNNNNNNNNNNNNNNNNNNNNNNNNNNNNNNNNNNNNNNNNNNNNNNNNNNNNNNNNNNNNNNNNNNNNNNNNNNNNNNNNNNNNNNNNNNNNNNNNNNNNNNNNNNNNNNNNNNNNNNNNNNNNNNNNNNNNNNNNNNNNNNNNNNNNNNNNNNNNNNNNNNNNNNNNNNNNNNNNNNNNNNNNNNNNNNNNNNNNNNNNNNNNNNNNNNNNNNNNNNNNNNNNNNNNNNNNNNNNNNNNNNNNNNNNNNNNNNNNNNNNNNNNNNNNNNNNNNNNNNNNNNNNNNNNNNNNNNNNNNNNNNNNNNNNNNNNNNNNNNNNNNNNNNNNNNNNNNNNNNNNNNNNNNNNNNNNNNNNNNNNNNNNNNNNNNNNNNNNNNNNNNNNNNNNNNNNNNNNNNNNNNNNNNNNNNNNNNNNNNNNNNNNNNNNNNNNNNNNNNNNNNNNNNNNNNNNNNNNNNNNNNNNNNNNNNNNNNNNNNNNNNNNNNNNNNNNNNNNNNNNNNNNNNNNNNNNNNNNNNNNNNNNNNNNNNNNNNNNNNNNNNNNNNNNNNNNNNNNNNNNNNNNNNNNNNNNNNNNNNNNNNNNNNNNNNNNNNNNNNNNNNNNNNNNNNNNNNNNNNNNNNNNNNNNNNNNNNNNNNNNNNNNNNNNNNNNNNNNNNNNNNNNNNNNNNNNNNNNNNNNNNNNNNNNNNNNNNNNNNNNNNNNNNNNNNNNNNNNNNNNNNNNNNNNNNNNNNNNNNNNNNNNNNNNNNNNNNNNNNNNNNNNNNNNNNNNNNNNNNNNNNNNNNNNNNNNNNNNNNNNNNNNNNNNNNNNNNNNNNNNNNNNNNNNNNNNNNNNNNNNNNNNNNNNNNNNNNNNNNNNNNNNNNNNNNNNNNNNNNNNNNNNNNNNNNNNNNNNNNNNNNNNNNNNNNNNNNNNNNNNNNNNNNNNNNNNNNNNNNNNNNNNNNNNNNNNNNNNNNNNNNNNNNNNNNNNNNNNNNNNNNNNNNNNNNNNNNNNNNNNNNNNNNNNNNNNNNNNNNNNNNNNNNNNNNNNNNNNNNNNNNNNNNNNNNNNNNNNNNNNNNNNNNNNNNNNNNNNNNNNNNNNNNNNNNNNNNNNNNNNNNNNNNNNNNNNNNNNNNNNNNNNNNNNNNNNNNNNNNNNNNNNNNNNNNNNNNNNNNNNNNNNNNNNNNNNNNNNNNNNNNNNNNNNNNNNNNNNNNNNNNNNNNNNNNNNNNNNNNNNNNNNNNNNNNNNNNNNNNNNNNNNNNNNNNNNNNNNNNNNNNNNNNNNNNNNNNNNNNNNNNNNNNNNNNNNNNNNNNNNNNNNNNNNNNNNNNNNNNNNNNNNNNNNNNNNNNNNNNNNNNNNNNNNNNNNNNNNNNNNNNNNNNNNNNNNNNNNNNNNNNNNNNNNNNNNNNNNNNNNNNNNNNNNNNNNNNNNNNNNNNNNNNNNNNNNNNNNNNNNNNNNNNNNNNNNNNNNNNNNNNNNNNNNNNNNNNNNNNNNNNNNNNNNNNNNNNNNNNNNNNNNNNNNNNNNNNNNNNNNNNNNNNNNNNNNNNNNNNNNNNNNNNNNNNNNNNNNNNNNNNNNNNNNNNNNNNNNNNNNNNNNNNNNNNNNNNNNNNNNNNNNNNNNNNNNNNNNNNNNNNNNNNNNNNNNNNNNNNNNNNNNNNNNNNNNNNNNNNNNNNNNNNNNNNNNNNNNNNNNNNNNNNNNNNNNNNNNNNNNNNNNNNNNNNNNNNNNNNNNNNNNNNNNNNNNNNNNNNNNNNNNNNNNNNNNNNNNNNNNNNNNNNNNNNNNNNNNNNNNNNNNNNNNNNNNNNNNNNNNNNNNNNNNNNNNNNNNNNNNNNNNNNNNNNNNNNNNNNNNNNNNNNNNNNNNNNNNNNNNNNNNNNNNNNNNNNNNNNNNNNNNNNNNNNNNNNNNNNNNNNNNNNNNNNNNNNNNNNNNNNNNNNNNNNNNNNNNNNNNNNNNNNNNNNNNNNNNNNNNNNNNNNNNNNNNNNNNNNNNNNNNNNNNNNNNNNNNNNNNNNNNNNNNNNNNNNNNNNNNNNNNNNNNNNNNNNNNNNNNNNNNNNNNNNNNNNNNNNNNNNNNNNNNNNNNNNNNNNNNNNNNNNNNNNNNNNNNNNNNNNNNNNNNNNNNNNNNNNNNNNNNNNNNNNNNNNNNNNNNNNNNNNNNNNNNNNNNNNNNNNNNNNNNNNNNNNNNNNNNNNNNNNNNNNNNNNNNNNNNNNNNNNNNNNNNNNNNNNNNNNNNNNNNNNNNNNNNNNNNNNNNNNNNNNNNNNNNNNNNNNNNNNNNNNNNNNNNNNNNNNNNNNNNNNNNNNNNNNNNNNNNNNNNNNNNNNNNNNNNNNNNNNNNNNNNNNNNNNNNNNNNNNNNNNNNNNNNNNNNNNNNNNNNNNNNNNNNNNNNNNNNNNNNNNNNNNNNNNNNNNNNNNNNNNNNNNNNNNNNNNNNNNNNNNNNNNNNNNNNNNNNNNNNNNNNNNNNNNNNNNNNNNNNNNNNNNNNNNNNNNNNNNNNNNCTCCCCCAGGCTGCCCAGGGGAGCAAGCAGGGTCTGAGCTTCCCTGTGAGGCGCCCCCTCCACCCGTCCCCTCAGACCCCCCCAGCGCCATGTTCTCCCTCACCTCCTGGCTCCCCTCACTGCCCTCCTTGGACTGGGGCTCCAGCTTACTGGACTCCCTCCTGCAAGGTTAGTCACTGGCTATTCCCCACCCTCCCCCCTCCTCACCCTCTGGGCTGCCCCAATCCGCTCCGACTCCTCGGGCTCCCGCTAGGCTTTTACCATTCCCCCTCCTCACTGCGTGTCTCCGCCGGACCCCCGGTGGGTGCCcccatcccttccccctctccggGATCCCGAGATAAATCAaagctcttctcagaataatgcttggAAATGCATTAAGGGAAATTCCTAGGATTACAAAGGAgtgaaataaaatgatgaaaacgAAGACGAAAACAAAGGCTCAAGGACCCTCGATTAATCGCTTGCAGCTCCCTCCCGTGCTTCGGACCTTCCCGGTGTTTATATTGACTCTCGGTGGCTCCTTCCATATCTCCCTGGAGTGCCTTCCTGTGTCTATAACCCGCTAGGGTCTCCCCAAGGTTCCGCTGGGTTTCTCTCAGCTCCCCAGGGTCCTCCCAGCTGCCTCTTCTCCAGCCTCTTTCCATCCCCTTCCCcgctcctcctcccccaccccaaaccccatTGCTGACTCTTCCTCACTCCCGGAGACAAACTTCCTTCTCCCTCGCTGTCCCCCATCTAGGTCCTCTGGGCCCTCTATATCCCGGGTCCCTCCTCCCCTGACTCTGGGGTTTTCCGTCCTCCTTCCCTGAAATCTCCtcttgcctcccttccccccaccccccaagctcCTTAGGGCTGAACAGCAATGTTGTCTCTCCCCCCTCTCAGGCCTGATTGGAGCTTGTGGAGTCTCTGTGCTGGGCAGCTTCATGaaaatctatttcttcatctattgtgTGAAGTGAGTGAcccattctcccttctctttcctctccctcctgtCTCTCTGAACCCAGGGCTAGGTAGGCGGAGGTAGAGGGAATCCTGGGCAATGAGGACCTGTCAGACAGAAGTGCCCCCCAAGAAAGAGGAGGGGGGGTTGCTGAGTTTCTCTCTAGGCTCcgaatttcctatttttaaaaatgagtttatctaaggggcaactaagtggcacagtggatagatagactaccaggtctggagtcaggaagactccttttcctgagttcaaatctgacctcagaaacttgttagccatgtgatcctggataagtcactttgcctcagtttcctcatttgtcaaatgagctggagaagtaaaggGCAAAACCATTatctgctgagaaaaccccaaatggggtcacaaagagtcagaaggGACTGAAATGATTACTCCATGGATTTTGGGGTCCTTTCCAGTAATCCCCGGGCTGAAGGCTGACCCATGGCCTTCCAGCTGTGACTCTCTAAGCTTCCAGGTTTGAGTGTGTGTTTCTCTGGGCCTCTGGGAAGAGGCACAATGATGGAGCTTCTACCCATGAGCTCTCTGTCATTCCCTCCACAGTGACCCTAAAAGAGTTAAGGAAAAGCTGAACCTGCTGAGCCAATGGACCCTGCTGGAGCCCCTGCACCTCCTGGGGCTCACAGCCTTCCTTACTGTGGTTGGGGCCCGCGTGGCTGCCCTCGTGGTACTGGAGTTCTCCCTCCGGGCTGTCTCCATGCTGTTAACCTTGAACAAGGTAAGACCTGTCTGTGGCTCTGTAGTGTGGGAGACattgaagagaggaagggatgggaagggaaCCCTCAGAGATCCAACCCATCCCCAGAGGGCAAGCCCCATCCTGGAGGAGGAGGCATGAAGGCCAGTATCCCAAGATGCTGCCTGGGCTTGGGGCTAAAAGGACTGTATGAGGAACTTCCTAGGCTGTGGTGCAGAGAACCCATGGGGAAGGGGTCTCCCTTAcaggtttggaggagagggatggAGGTCCTAAAAGGAGGGGGCCACGAAGAGAGGAGGAATAGAAAGAACTATGAGACCTGGGTTCgacttctggttctgcttgtgggcctcagtttctccaactataGAATGAAGAAGTTGGATCGGATTATATCTAAGGGGCCCGTCTTCCCTCTACCATTCTGAGATTTCTGGGTTCTAAGATTCTATAGGGTTTATGCCTCAAGGGTTTGCAATTCCAGGGGTGGGCTTTGAGGGAGAAATCCCAGGCCTGAGCAGCTCTCTTGCCTCTTGCCCCCTCAGGGCCCTCTGGTCCCCGAGTTCCTCCAGCTGTTCCTTCTGTGCCAATATTCCCTGGGCTGTGGGCTGACCTGTGGCCTGAGCTTCCTCCTGGAAGGGGCCCCACACCGGACTCTCAACTTGGCGCTCAGTCTGGGGCTGGCAGGGCTTCTAGCAAGTTGGTCCCAGCGCCTGTACCGCCATGTCTGCCGCCTCTACGAATTGCACAGCCAGGAGCACTACTGTGGGGCCTGCCTGACCCTTCTGGCCAAGTGGCATGACCTGCCCGTCCTGCTGGGCCGAGCCCTACGTGTGGCCTTCTTGGTGGGTGACCTGGCGGCAGTGGCCCTCATCAACAGTGACTTCCTGACCACATCGGAGGCTGTGCGCTTCTGGACGCCGCTCACGATCTGCTATACCCTGCTGGTCATCTACATGCAAGGTGAGGGGCCCTGGGCAGAGGCCAGCCAAGAAGGGGGCCCGGGAAAAGAACTGCAGGGAGAACCACGGTGAGGGATCCTGGGGGTTCTAGGAACCTGAGGGGTCTCTGGCCGTGGGAGGCTAAAGGCCGTGAAGAATGAGGAAGGGGCTTTCTGGAGAAAATCCTCAGGTGGCAAACCTTGGGAGGCAAAGACCACTAGAAGGGAATAGCCAGGGCTGGGGAATAAGGAGAGGCCATGCCAAGGGGAACCTTGGAAGGATGCCCCCTTGGGAGAACATTAGTCATCATAACAATTTCATATTGCTTTAagattatagattttaaaaatatgaaaaatattccaagCATCATCtcatcatttaattatttttggactacttaatttattattattaaattattattttagtgaACTgtcaaattattaaattatttgtctaattattattaaatatattatttatatttactaaatatataaattaaattctaaatcttattaaatttaacttgaactAAAAGATTAGAGTTGAGAGGGAGCTCACCCAGACCACAGGcgtggaagagagagcgagggGGTGGAGACCCCGAAACTATATACAAGTAAAGCAGGGAACCTGGGAGGTTCCACAAagaaagggaggcagggagaaggagggagggtcCTGCTGGGGACGAGCCACGGTGTGATTATACGCTTTTGCCACAGAAGAGCAGCGGCAGCATCCGAGCCAACAGAACCAATACCAGACAGTGTTTGTACGAATGGGAGGCCTCTTTATTCTCCTGTTGACCGTCGGCCGCTGGCTGGACCTCATGGGTGTCTTTGTTTCCCTCTTGGGAGAGCTCTGGTGCCTGGCGAGTTCTCGGGTTCTGCTTGACCTCTGTCACAAGCAGGTAGGACCTGGGATCCCCCACTCTCTAAAATCCTTCCATGAAGACCTCAAATGTGTtttgggctagatttgaactcaggtcttccaagcTCCAACCCCTGAGCCACCAAGTGACCTATGAGAACATCTGTATAGGATCTCTTTATACTCTCTTTTTTAGGACCTCCCAAAGGACTTGAATTTTTGTGGGTTATATATATTGACACTTACTTTAGtagaaaaaagacttttttaaccttaccttctgtcttagagcgaTGGTTCTAAGTATTgtttcttaggcagaagagcagtaagggctaggcaatgggagtcaagtgacttgctcagggtcacacagataggcagatttgaacccaggacctcctgtctcttggcctggctctcaatccactgagtcacctagctgccccctcccttttttaaaacccttatcttccatcttagaatcaatattgtgtattggttctaaggcagaagagctgtaaggccTAAGccatggagtttaagtgacttactcaaggtctaacagctaggaagtgtcagaggccagatttgaccccaggacctctcatctgtaggtctcactaagccacctagttgccccacttCATTAGCAATTAAAGCaacttagtattattatgaaatattatgaaaaattatgaaaataattttttccttatgGACCTTCACATTTTGAGAACTGCTGATAGGGGGAAAACTTTGGGTCTGGACTTAGAGAAACTAAACTTGAACCCCAGGGTGTTGGCCTCGGGGGTCAAAAGGGTCTGGTGTTCAAATACCATCTCACATACTAGCTGAAGGACCCTGGGCCTGTGACTTTACCTTTCCAAGCTTAACAATTTTCCCATCTGCTAAATGGGATTAATCATACAACCCACCACAATGGATTCTTGTGAGGTTTACACGAGATCTCGTACCCCAAATGCTTAGCTGTCTCCTCAGGACTCTAAATATGAGCTATTTCTCCCATTAACATTGGTGCTTTCTTTCAGTGATTTTGAGTATGTTGTTTAACCTCTGTCCCTTAGTTTGctgttctataaaatgagggaaatcaGATTCAGcgttctctaaggtcccttctcttTCTAATCCTGTGATCTGGGTGTCATCTCCTTGGATCCTGAAAAGACCTTggcttcccctcccctcccaatcCCTATTCTGCCCAGATCCAAAGAGTGGGCTGGGCTGCTTTGGCTAGCAGAGAATTCAGAGGATCATCATGgactgagagttggaagggacctcaaaggtcatcgagtccaacttcctcattttatacatgagaaaaataagggacagaagaggttgaatgacttgcccagggtcataccactaataagatttatttttttaaatactctattttaatatttatttgtttgttttaactcttaacttctatgtattgtctcataggtggaagagtggtaagggtgggcaatgggggtcaagtgacttgcccagggtcacacagctgggaagtgtctgaggccgggtttgaacctaggacctcccatctctaggcctggctctcaatccactgagctacccagctgcccctattttaacatttatttaagaaatgtttaagttccaaattctcttcctccctctagcCTCTCCTCTACCTATTGAGAAGACAAATAGTAGAAAATCCATTATCCATGCAAAGTCATGAACatgcatttccatattagccatgttgcagtAATGAGGAATTGAACCCAAGGTCTTCCTGTCTGAAGGTCCAAAATTGTAACCCATCACATCATACTTGCCTCAGTTCAGCATCCTCAGAGTCCTCTGGCCGAATCAGCCTGGCATAGTGGCTAGATCCCTAGAAATGGAATCAagaaggtctaggttcaaatcaacCTCAGAGAATCAATATAACTTTgagactttggccaagtcattgaaccctagcttcctcacctgtaaaatgggatttaGTAATAGCACTTACCTA
Protein-coding regions in this window:
- the TMEM82 gene encoding transmembrane protein 82 isoform X1, coding for MFSLTSWLPSLPSLDWGSSLLDSLLQGLIGACGVSVLGSFMKIYFFIYCVNDPKRVKEKLNLLSQWTLLEPLHLLGLTAFLTVVGARVAALVVLEFSLRAVSMLLTLNKGPLVPEFLQLFLLCQYSLGCGLTCGLSFLLEGAPHRTLNLALSLGLAGLLASWSQRLYRHVCRLYELHSQEHYCGACLTLLAKWHDLPVLLGRALRVAFLVGDLAAVALINSDFLTTSEAVRFWTPLTICYTLLVIYMQEEQRQHPSQQNQYQTVFVRMGGLFILLLTVGRWLDLMGVFVSLLGELWCLASSRVLLDLCHKQDLSQISSTAEKKAHS
- the TMEM82 gene encoding transmembrane protein 82 isoform X2 yields the protein MFSLTSWLPSLPSLDWGSSLLDSLLQGLIGACGVSVLGSFMKIYFFIYCVNDPKRVKEKLNLLSQWTLLEPLHLLGLTAFLTVVGARVAALVVLEFSLRAVSMLLTLNKGPLVPEFLQLFLLCQYSLGCGLTCGLSFLLEGAPHRTLNLALSLGLAGLLASWSQRLYRHVCRLYELHSQEHYCGACLTLLAKWHDLPVLLGRALRVAFLVGDLAAVALINSDFLTTSEAVRFWTPLTICYTLLVIYMQEQRQHPSQQNQYQTVFVRMGGLFILLLTVGRWLDLMGVFVSLLGELWCLASSRVLLDLCHKQDLSQISSTAEKKAHS